From the Lolium rigidum isolate FL_2022 chromosome 2, APGP_CSIRO_Lrig_0.1, whole genome shotgun sequence genome, one window contains:
- the LOC124688716 gene encoding uncharacterized protein LOC124688716 isoform X1 produces the protein MHVCCLALMLVSSMSGAPVHSFCPLPRWEVTGGGGSLDCSLNKLTSLLSCVPNREVLGGCLLLDYHSRGHRGGEEEEKKKQLLGRSEGNLVKLQLSGLVIKIFELDSQSVVESAVGGAHQQWFVGSYAAHAGGRRAVSFRSYAAHQFGRLAVFLPPLLLLVEWQPSFLPASVPIGRQQSFLSASMEFFHGNFAVPSGVIPGGGEVLVQDRLWFRLRSPSDVRGLLCKRQGPLCNFLFPLDQYVRCTLFILI, from the exons ATGCATGTTTGCTGCTTAGCTCTCATGCTTGTGAGCAGCATGAGTGGAGCTCCGGTCCACTCCTTCTGCCCCCTTCCGAGGTGGGAGGTGACTGGGGGTGGTGGATCTTTGGATTGCAGCCTAAATAAGCTCACTTCTCTCCTTTCCTGTGTTCCAAATCGAGAGGTGCTTGGGGGCTGCCTGCTTCTGGACTATCATTCTCGAGGTCACCGTGgtggtgaagaagaggaaaaaaagaagCAACTTCTAGGCAGATCTGAAGGAAATCTGGTGAAGCTTCAACTTTCAGGTCTTGTGATTAAAATTTTCGAGTTGGATTCCCAGTCTGTTGTTGAGTCTGCAGTTGGAGGTGCTCATCAGCAATGGTTCGTGGGAAGCTACGCCGCCCATGCTGGTGGTCGAAGGGCGGTCTCCTTCAGGAGCTACGCCGCCCACCAGTTTGGTCGATTGGCGGTCTTCTTACCACCGTTGCTTCTTCTGGTTGAATGGCAACCTTCTTTCCTCCCGGCCAGTGTGCCTATAGGGAGGCAGCAGTCCTTCCTCTCGGCGTCCATGGAGTTTTTCCATGGAAACTTCGCCGTCCCAAGTGGTGTCATCCCCGGTGGCGGCGAGGTGCTCGTGCAGGATCGACTTTGGTTCCGATTGCGTTCTCCATCAGATGTTCGAG GTCTTCTCTGCAAAAGACAGGGACCACTTTGTAATTTCCTGTTTCCTTTGGATCAATATGTAAGGTGTACACTTTTTATTTTAATATAA
- the LOC124688716 gene encoding uncharacterized protein LOC124688716 isoform X2 — MHVCCLALMLVSSMSGAPVHSFCPLPRWEVTGGGGSLDCSLNKLTSLLSCVPNREVLGGCLLLDYHSRGHRGGEEEEKKKQLLGRSEGNLVKLQLSGLVIKIFELDSQSVVESAVGGAHQQWFVGSYAAHAGGRRAVSFRSYAAHQFGRLAVFLPPLLLLVEWQPSFLPASVPIGRQQSFLSASMEFFHGNFAVPSGVIPGGGEVLVQDRLWFRLRSPSDVRGLLCKRQGPLCNFLFPLDQYVRCTLFILI; from the exons ATGCATGTTTGCTGCTTAGCTCTCATGCTTGTGAGCAGCATGAGTGGAGCTCCGGTCCACTCCTTCTGCCCCCTTCCGAGGTGGGAGGTGACTGGGGGTGGTGGATCTTTGGATTGCAGCCTAAATAAGCTCACTTCTCTCCTTTCCTGTGTTCCAAATCGAGAGGTGCTTGGGGGCTGCCTGCTTCTGGACTATCATTCTCGAGGTCACCGTGgtggtgaagaagaggaaaaaaagaagCAACTTCTAGGCAGATCTGAAGGAAATCTGGTGAAGCTTCAACTTTCAGGTCTTGTGATTAAAATTTTCGAGTTGGATTCCCAGTCTGTTGTTGAGTCTGCAGTTGGAGGTGCTCATCAGCAATGGTTCGTGGGAAGCTACGCCGCCCATGCTGGTGGTCGAAGGGCGGTCTCCTTCAGGAGCTACGCCGCCCACCAGTTTGGTCGATTGGCGGTCTTCTTACCACCGTTGCTTCTTCTGGTTGAATGGCAACCTTCTTTCCTCCCGGCCAGTGTGCCTATAGGGAGGCAGCAGTCCTTCCTCTCGGCGTCCATGGAGTTTTTCCATGGAAACTTCGCCGTCCCAAGTGGTGTCATCCCCGGTGGCGGCGAGGTGCTCGTGCAGGATCGACTTTGGTTCCGATTGCGTTCTCCATCAGATGTTCGAGGTCTTCTCTGCAAAAGACAG GGACCACTTTGTAATTTCCTGTTTCCTTTGGATCAATATGTAAGGTGTACACTTTTTATTTTAATATAA